From Streptomyces fungicidicus, one genomic window encodes:
- the ileS gene encoding isoleucine--tRNA ligase, with product MTTPTYRQVPAQVDLPALEHAVLEFWREQKIFAKSLEQSEGRPEWVFYEGPPTANGMPGAHHIEARVFKDVFPRFRTMRGYHVARKAGWDCHGLPVELAVEKELGFSGKQDIEAYGIAEFNARCRESVTRHTDAFEELTTRMGYWADLQDPYRTMDPEYIESVWWSLKEIFGKGLLVQDHRVAPWCPRCGTGLSDHELAQGYETVVDPSVYVRFPLTSGPLAGEAALLVWTTTPWTLVSNTAVAAHPEVTYVVATDGREKIVVAEPLVAKALGEGWETTGQSFTGAEMERWTYRRPFELVEFPAEAHYVVNAEYVTTEDGTGLVHQSPAFGEDDLKVCRSYGLPVVNPVRPDGTFEEDVPLVGGVFFKKADEKLTADLDARGLLFRHVPYEHSYPHCWRCHTALLYYAQPSWYIRTTAVKDRLLEENENTNWFPDTVKHGRYGDWLNNNIDWALSRNRYWGTPLPIWRCEDDHLTCVGSLTELTELTGSDQSGLDPHRPYIDEVTFACPQDGCGRTATRVPEVIDAWYDSGSMPFAQWGYPYKNKELFEARYPAQFICEAIDQTRGWFYTLMAVGTLVFDKSSYENVVCLGHILAEDGRKMSKHLGNILQPIPLMDQHGADAVRWFMAAGGSPWAARRVGHGTIQEVVRKTLLTYWNTVAFQALYARTSDWAPSAADPAPADRPVLDRWLLSELHALTDQVTRALDSYDTQRAGKLLSAFVDDLSNWYVRRSRRRFWQGDKAALRTLHEVVETVTKLMAPLTPFITERVWQDLIVPVTPGAPESVHLSSWPEADLSAIDPELSKQMVLVRRLVELGRATRAESGVKTRQPLRRALIAAGGFGTLDAELHAQITEELNVESLASLSEVGGSLVDTTAKANFRALGKRFGKRVQDVAKAIANADAAALSLALREGTASVEVDGETITLAPDEVIVTETPREGWSVASDAGATVALDLEITEELRRAGLARDAIRLIQEARKNSGLDVADRIALRWTATDPAAIAALAEHAELIADEVLATDFAQGEADDTYGAPFSDEGLSLTFRLRKA from the coding sequence ATGACAACGCCGACGTACCGCCAGGTACCCGCCCAGGTCGACCTGCCCGCCCTCGAGCACGCCGTGCTCGAGTTCTGGCGCGAGCAGAAGATCTTCGCCAAGAGCCTGGAGCAGTCCGAGGGCCGCCCCGAATGGGTGTTCTACGAGGGCCCGCCCACCGCCAACGGCATGCCCGGCGCCCACCACATCGAGGCCCGCGTCTTCAAGGACGTCTTCCCCCGCTTCCGCACCATGCGCGGCTACCACGTGGCCCGCAAGGCGGGCTGGGACTGCCACGGCCTCCCGGTGGAGCTGGCCGTCGAGAAGGAGCTCGGCTTCTCCGGCAAGCAGGACATCGAGGCGTACGGCATCGCCGAGTTCAACGCCAGGTGCCGCGAGTCGGTGACCCGGCACACCGACGCCTTCGAAGAGCTCACCACCCGGATGGGCTACTGGGCCGACCTCCAGGACCCGTACCGGACGATGGACCCCGAGTACATCGAGTCCGTCTGGTGGTCGCTGAAGGAGATCTTCGGCAAGGGCCTGCTGGTCCAGGACCACCGCGTCGCCCCCTGGTGCCCCCGCTGCGGCACCGGCCTGTCCGACCACGAGCTGGCGCAGGGCTACGAGACGGTCGTCGACCCGTCCGTCTACGTCCGCTTCCCGCTCACCTCCGGCCCGCTGGCCGGCGAGGCCGCGCTGCTGGTGTGGACGACCACCCCGTGGACCCTGGTCTCCAACACGGCGGTCGCCGCGCACCCCGAGGTCACCTACGTCGTCGCCACCGACGGCCGGGAGAAGATCGTCGTCGCCGAGCCGCTCGTCGCCAAGGCGCTCGGCGAGGGCTGGGAGACCACCGGCCAGTCCTTCACCGGCGCGGAGATGGAGCGCTGGACGTACCGGCGGCCGTTCGAGCTGGTGGAGTTCCCCGCCGAGGCCCACTACGTGGTGAACGCCGAGTACGTCACCACCGAGGACGGCACGGGTCTGGTCCACCAGTCCCCCGCCTTCGGTGAGGACGACCTCAAGGTCTGCCGCTCCTACGGCCTGCCCGTCGTCAACCCGGTCCGCCCCGACGGCACCTTCGAGGAGGACGTGCCCCTGGTCGGCGGCGTCTTCTTCAAGAAGGCCGACGAGAAGCTCACCGCCGACCTCGACGCGCGCGGCCTGCTCTTCCGGCACGTCCCGTACGAGCACAGCTACCCGCACTGCTGGCGCTGCCACACGGCGCTGCTGTACTACGCGCAGCCGTCCTGGTACATCCGCACCACCGCGGTCAAGGACCGTCTGCTCGAGGAGAACGAGAACACCAACTGGTTCCCCGACACGGTCAAGCACGGCCGCTACGGCGACTGGCTGAACAACAACATCGACTGGGCGCTGTCCCGCAACCGCTACTGGGGCACCCCGCTGCCGATCTGGCGCTGCGAGGACGACCACCTCACCTGCGTCGGCTCGCTCACCGAGCTGACCGAGCTGACCGGGTCCGACCAGTCGGGCCTCGACCCGCACCGCCCGTACATCGACGAGGTCACCTTCGCCTGCCCGCAGGACGGCTGCGGCCGCACGGCCACCCGTGTGCCCGAGGTCATCGACGCCTGGTACGACTCGGGTTCGATGCCGTTCGCGCAGTGGGGCTACCCGTACAAGAACAAGGAGCTCTTCGAGGCCCGCTACCCGGCGCAGTTCATCTGCGAGGCCATCGACCAGACCCGCGGCTGGTTCTACACGCTGATGGCGGTCGGCACCCTGGTCTTCGACAAGTCGTCGTACGAGAACGTGGTCTGCCTCGGCCACATCCTCGCCGAGGACGGCCGCAAGATGTCCAAGCACCTGGGCAACATCCTGCAGCCGATCCCGCTGATGGACCAGCACGGCGCGGACGCGGTGCGCTGGTTCATGGCGGCCGGCGGCTCCCCGTGGGCGGCCCGCAGGGTGGGCCACGGCACCATCCAGGAGGTCGTCCGCAAGACGCTGCTGACGTACTGGAACACGGTCGCCTTCCAGGCCCTGTACGCCCGCACCTCGGACTGGGCGCCGAGCGCGGCCGACCCGGCCCCGGCCGACCGTCCGGTGCTCGACCGCTGGCTCCTGTCCGAACTGCACGCGCTCACCGACCAGGTGACCCGGGCACTGGACTCCTACGACACCCAGCGCGCCGGCAAGCTGCTCTCCGCGTTCGTCGACGACCTGTCCAACTGGTACGTCCGCCGCTCGCGCCGCCGCTTCTGGCAGGGCGACAAGGCCGCGCTGCGCACCCTGCACGAGGTCGTGGAGACGGTGACCAAGCTGATGGCGCCGCTCACCCCGTTCATCACCGAGCGGGTGTGGCAGGACCTGATCGTCCCGGTCACCCCGGGCGCCCCGGAGTCGGTGCACCTGTCCTCCTGGCCGGAGGCGGACCTGTCCGCGATCGACCCGGAGCTGTCGAAGCAGATGGTGCTGGTCCGCCGGCTCGTGGAGCTGGGCCGCGCCACGCGCGCGGAGTCGGGGGTGAAGACCCGCCAGCCGCTGAGGCGCGCGCTGATCGCGGCGGGCGGTTTCGGCACCCTCGACGCCGAACTGCACGCGCAGATCACGGAGGAGCTGAACGTCGAGTCGCTGGCGTCGCTGTCCGAGGTGGGCGGTTCGCTGGTGGACACCACGGCGAAGGCCAACTTCCGCGCGCTCGGCAAGCGGTTCGGCAAGCGCGTCCAGGACGTGGCGAAGGCGATCGCGAACGCGGACGCCGCCGCGCTGTCCCTGGCACTGCGCGAGGGCACGGCCTCGGTGGAGGTCGACGGCGAGACGATCACCCTCGCCCCGGACGAGGTGATCGTCACGGAGACCCCGCGCGAGGGCTGGTCGGTGGCGTCCGACGCCGGTGCGACGGTCGCCCTGGACCTGGAGATCACCGAGGAGCTGCGCCGCGCGGGCCTGGCCCGTGACGCGATCCGGCTGATCCAGGAGGCCCGCAAGAACAGCGGCCTCGACGTGGCCGACCGGATCGCCCTGCGCTGGACCGCCACCGACCCGGCGGCCATCGCCGCCCTGGCGGAACACGCGGAACTGATCGCCGACGAGGTACTGGCGACGGACTTCGCCCAGGGCGAGGCGGACGACACCTACGGCGCCCCGTTCTCGGACGAGGGCCTGTCCCTGACGTTCCGCCTGCGCAAGGCGTAG